A single Equus quagga isolate Etosha38 chromosome 8, UCLA_HA_Equagga_1.0, whole genome shotgun sequence DNA region contains:
- the GARIN1B gene encoding Golgi-associated RAB2 interactor protein 1B translates to MSSVPQRKTWYKLKKTVKVTRSYPTFPSLNAWEELRDLLPVDQEPYPGVGLGVEEGLLCQMVHSPEFNLFPDSVVFESNFVQVKKDRNWIDMYKASNTMALGVTSSVPCLPLPNILLMASVKWHQGQSQTWNRPSTVPNIILKRILPLKFVELQICDRPQRILQLRTVAEKIYYLRLHPDHPGTVFHFWIRLVQILQTGLSITTKDPRILVSHCLVPKNSCSPSGDSKLVQKKLQAPQPSDSLMQLMAKGESEALSQIFADLHQHNQFRSSKKTDTKKDSSEKDTPSEDCIPCTRDLSWRDSLTYGEWERENPSGPQPLSLLSTLAACTRPQLTLLIGNSI, encoded by the exons ATGTCATCAGTTCCACAGAGAAAGACTTGGtacaaattgaagaagacagtAAAAGTCACAAGATCCTATCCAACCTTCCCTTCCCTGAACGCCTGGGAAGAACTCAGGGACCTCTTGCCTGTGGATCAGGAGCCATACCCTGGAGTGGGCCTGGGTGTGGAGGAGGGACTGCTCTGCCAGATGGTTCATTCTCCAGAATTCAACCTGTTTCCCGACTCAGTGGTGTTTGAAAGCAACTTTGTCCAG GTCAAAAAGGACAGGAACTGGATAGACATGTACAAAGCCTCCAACACCATGGCCCTTGGGGTCACCTCCTCCGTGCCCTGTCTGCCCCTTCCCAACATCCTCCTCATGGCCAGTGTCAAATGGCACCAGGGGCAGAGCCAGACATGGAACAGACCATCTACAGTCCCAAACATCATCCTGAAGAG GATTCTCCCGCTGAAGTTTGTGGAGCTCCAGATCTGCGATCGCCCTCAGCGCATCCTGCAGTTGAGGACAGTCGCCGAGAAGATCTACTACCTAAGGCTCCACCCTGATCATCCCGGGACTGTCTTCCACTTCTGGATCCGACTGGTTCAAATTCTGCAGACGGGCCTGTCCATCACCACCAAAGACCCTAGGATTCTTGTCTCTCACTGCCTGGTACCCAAGAACAGCTGCAGCCCCTCAGGAGACTCTAAG TTAGTACAGAAGAAACTCCAAGCCCCCCAGCCCAGTGACAGCCTCATGCAGCTGATGGCCAAGGGAGAGAGTGAGGCCCTCTCTCAGATTTTTGCCGACTTGCACCAGCACAACCAGTTCAG GAGCAGCAAAAAGACGGACACCAAAAAGGATAGCTCAG AGAAAGATACTCCCAGTGAAGACTGCATCCCCTGCACCCGCGACCTCAGTTGGAGGGATTCGCTCACCTATGGAGAGTGGGAACGAGAGAACCCCTCTGGACCACAGCCCCTCTCACTCCTCAGCACTCTGGCAGCCTGCACGAGGCCACAGCTGACCCTACTCATAG GAAATTCTATTTGA